The sequence below is a genomic window from Candidatus Ancaeobacter aquaticus.
TGCTCTATATTTACCTTATCCTAGTACGACTTTATTTGATGCTTCTAAATCATTAGGAATTGAAATACCAACAAGTTTTGCCGGGTGGAGTAATTTTTTAATTGCCGCAGAGGATGCAACTAAATTAAAAGTGAGGCAGACGTGGATTAATAAAAAACAAGCTAGATTAGTGTTAATTCTATCTACCTATTTTTTCTTTTTTCTTGATCCTGATTCCTATGATCTGGTAGGAAATAAGATTAAAAGTAAAATTTATAAGTTAGTGTATTTTATTGGTTTTTATTTGTTCAAGTTTATTGTGCTTTTGAGATGGAAATTAAACTTTTATACATTCCCATTTGATTTTTATATTTATAATTTTCTTCGTAAGTATTCTGGTCTAGGGTGAGAACTCTTTATTTATGAATATATTATTTATTAATATTGCAACAGATGATACCTATCCAACAGGTATTGGGGCTATATCTGCGTTTTTAAAAAAATATGGCCACAAAACTCAATTAATTAATCTTGTAGCTAAAGATTCCGCAATTACTAAAATCCAATATAATATTATTAAGGAAGAAATTAGTTTATCTAAACCAAAAATTGTAGGGTTTACAGTTTTTGAAACAGGTCTTAATTGGGTAAATCAAATAAGTGATTTTATAAAAAAAATAGACAACACAATAAAAATAATAGCCGGAGGGTATTATCCTACTCTTGCTCCTAATGATGTAATCATGTGTCCATCTATTGATATTATTTGCAGGGGGGAAGGGGAGCAGTCATTATTGGAGTTAGTAAATAATCTTGAAAATGGTAATGATATTAAAAAAATAAATAATTTGTGGGTTAAGGAAAATGGAGAAATATTTAAAAATGAAATTAGGCCATTAATAGAAAACATTGATGGTCTTCCATTTTGGGATAGGGAAATGTTTGATTATCAGTCTCATATTGATCATTCTGGGAAAGGTAATAGAAATGTAAAAGTAATGGCAAGTAGGGGATGTCCATATAAATGTACGTATTGCTCAAATTTTTATTTTAAAGAGCTTTATCCTAACAAAGAGAAATATTTAAGGATTAGAAGTGTTGATAATGTAATTTCAGAATTAATAAATCTGAAAGATAATTTAAAATTCGATTATTTTGGTTTTCATGATGATAATTTAACTTTATTCCAGTCTTGGTTAAAAGAATTTAGTATTAAATATCGACAGAATATTAAAATGCCATTTTATTGTGCTGCAAGAGTTGAAACCTGCTCTGACGAAAATTTAGATTATTTGAAAGAAGCGGGTTGTTTTATGGTATTAGTCGGAATTGAATCAGGAGATGAAAAATTTAGAAAAGAAAAAATGAATCGAAATATGTCCAATGAATTAATAGTCAATGCATGTAAAAAAATTAAAGAGCGAAATATGAATGTATGGACATTTAATATGCTTGGTATGCCGGGTGAGACAAAATTTAGTCTTATTAAAACAATATTTCTTAATTGGAAAATTGGTCCTGATTTTGCGATGACAACAATATATTATCCATTTAAGGGTACAGAAATGGGAGACTATTGTTATAAGCTAGGAATTGTAAATGATGTAAAGAAGCGTTTGGTTGGTTCATATGCCAATAATACGATATTGAATCACCCTCATATAACCGGTTTTGAAATGAAAATTGCTAAATATCTAACGACATTATCAGCAATAAGAAGTCGATATTTTTTTAAAGAAGTTAAAGAACGTATTAAGAAACTTATACGGAATCGATAAGTAATGAATAATAATGAAAATACGGTGATATCTTTTGTTGCTTCTCAACTTTTATTTGAATCTGCAGGAACTGGTGGCGACATTGTTTTTTGTAAAGTAGCTGCAAATGCTGTAGACTACAGTAATGAAGTTAATATAATTGCTCCAATATATTTCAAAGAAAAGTTTGCATCAAAAAAAATTAAAATCAGACATTTATCTTTGGGAAAATTAGATTCTTTATTTTATTCGTGTCGATACCCTATATTAGTTCCATTAGTATACTTTTATAGAATATTTACAACTTTAAAGTCTCTAAATAATATTAAATCGAAAATTATTTTTACATCTGGAGATTTTATTTGTAATACTGGTGCAGTTTTTTTACATAAAATATTTGGTAGAAAGAGAACAATATGGGTTGCATATGTTTTTCATATTATTCCAAATTTGAATTTTAGAAAGGTAGGGAATTTATTTGGTAATATTTTTTCACTAGTTTCACAGAAATTGAGTCTTATATTGATAAAAAATAAGGCGGACTATGTTTTATATCAGAATGAAAATGTTAGGGAGGTTCTTTTATCTTGTGGTATTTCTTCTCAAAGACTTATATATGTTCCTAATGGTATAGAACTTGATGAAATTAATAGAATAAAAAATAACAAGCATGATAAGTGTATATCAGCCTGTTATCTAGGTAGATTAAATGCAACCAAAGGTATTATTGACTTAATAAGAGCCTGGAAAATAGTTGTAGGTGAATTTCATGATGCAAAATTAGTTATTATTGGTCATGGATATGGTGATTATTATAAACTAATAAAATCAACTATTGAAGAGTTAGGATTCGAAAGAAATATTGAAATAACAGGCTTTATTGATAGAGACATAGTTTATGAAAATCTGGCATCTGCTAAGATGTTTGTAAGCGCGAGCTATGAAGAAGGTTGGGGGATATCAATCATGGAGGCTCTTGCTTTTGATCTACCAGTTATTGCATATGATTTAAAGGTCTATAGAGAAATATTTAAAGAATGTATAAATACAGTTAATATTGGGGATTATAAAGAATTGGCTGAAAAAATAGTAGATATTATGCAGCATTATGATATATATAAAGAACAAGTTATGGCTAAAAAATTTGATTTATGTAAATATGATTGGAAAATCATAACAAAAAATCTTTTTAAAAAGGTTGTTGTAAAATAAATATGAAGATTATGTGATTTATATCAGAAGGGATTAAAAATAGAAATGATTATTTTAATCGGATTTATTTTAATTTGTAGTGTAATTTATTTAAGTTATAAACTAATTTTATATAATTATAATAAATATAAGGTTTTTATTCTTGGATATTATTGTTTGAGCATTGATGAAGAAAAGAAACTAATGAAATGTATTAAAAACGATATAATATCATCGTTGTTATTTTTTAACTCATCATTATTTGAGAAATATATTCGAGGTGTTTTCTTTAAAGTGATTATTAAGTCTGGCACCCACACATTAATTGGTCCAAAAGTGAGGATTAATTATACTAATGGTGTGAAAATTGGTAATATGGTGCATATTAGAGGATATTCTTATATTTCAGCATGGTCAGCTTCTCAATATGGTATTATTATTGGAGATCGTTCTAAAATTGGAGAATATGTTAGATTAGATTCTGCTGGTGGTAAAATTATTTTGGGAGAAAATGTAGCAATAGGTCCTAATTGTTATATATATGCTTATGGTATAATAGACATTGGGAATAATTGCCTAATCGCGGATAATACTAAGATATTTGCTTCAAATCATATTTACAAAAATCCAGACCAGTTAATTGGCGCTCAAGGTGTTGATCATAAAGGTGTCAAGCTTGAAGATGATGTTTGGATTGGATCTTCATGTGTTATTTTGGATGGGGTTAAAATTGGTAAAGGGGCTATTGTAGGTGCGGGAAGTGTTGTAACAAAAGATGTTGAACCATTTACACTTGTTGCAGGTAGTCCAGCAAGATTTATTAAAAGTCGTGGTTAATATATTAAAAAGTATAAATGTGAGTAATTAATATAGTTTAATGAATGCAAATTTAAGTTTTGACATCAAATTAATTGAGAAATTATCATGTCCTTATCATTTGGGCTCTGATCTAACATTTGATAGAGAACACTTGGTATGCGTAATATGTAATAGAAAATTTCCTATTTTTTCGAGAATTCCATATATTTTGCCTGATGATATGTTAGATAAGTATAAAAATGGAAATTTTCAAGAATTCGTTAACTCTTGGAAGCCTGGTGAAAGAACATGGAATCCTGTAGGATGTACAAAGTTAATGACTACAAGTAAATCCGTGGATAATCAAACAAAAAAATATTCTCTAGATATTGGTTGCGGTGAAAATGCTCAGGGGGAAGTAAATATTGATGTTTATGTGCCAAAGATTATCCCTAATAATTTTATTGTAGCCTCAGCCGAATATCTTCCTTTCAAGGATAATGTATTTCCTTCTGTGAAGAGTAGTTATGTTATTGAACATACTTTGGAACCTGCGCAGTTTATAAATAATCAAGCACGTATTGCAACTGAAGAAATATTAATTGTTACGGATAATAGTGAATGGATTGGTGATGTTTATTTCAGAATGATAAACATGGGGCGCATATTCCATGATGAACATTTCTATAGGTGGACTGTTGAATATCTGGGCAATTTAATAAGAAGATTGGGGCTTAAGGTAGATGTATATTGTGCTAATTGCAGTCCAACGAAAATTGTTAGATTATTCTCTCAATTAGGGAAGATACCTAGGATAGGTAACTTTTTTTACAGAGACTTGATTGCTAAAATTGAATTGCAATGAAATATTGAAAGGATATATATAAAGATGTTTGATAGTTATTTATTTCAAAAAATGTTTAGGTTGTTTTTTGTTGTATTTCTTAAAGCGCATTCTAAGATTATGGGATATGTTCATTTTCCTAAAAATTTTAGTGTAGAATTGACAAATCTTTGCAATTTAAGATGTTCATCATGTCCAAGAGATATAATGACTAGAGATCAATTGTGTATTGACTTTCATTTGCTTGAAAAAATTGCAGGTGAAATTGATAATTTTGGCACAAATAATGTGATGTTACATCAATTTGGTGAACCGTTGTTATATCCAAGAATTTTTGACGCAATTCGTCTTTTAAAAAGTAAAAATAATATTAGAAATGTGATATTTAGCACTAATTGTGTTTTACTTAATGAAAAAATGGGTGAGAATATTGTAAAGTCTGGTTTGGATAAGATTATTCTAGCATTTGATGGAACTAATAAGGTTGAATATGAAGAGATACGCGTTGGAGCAAAATATGAAGCTGTGTTGCAAAATATAGAAAATTTTATTTCATTAGCAAGAAAAAGTGGTGTAAAAAAGCCAGAGATTGTTCTTAGCGTTATAAAGACCAAAAAGAATGAAAATAATATAAATAATTTTATAACACATTGGAATGAAAAATTGTCCGGTATTGGCTATGCTACTTATGTTGAGTTTACATCATTTGGTGGAAAAGTTAAGGAATCTGAATATCAGACAATGCAGAATAATGTTTTGCGAAAAAAATTACATAGAATGCCTTGTGCCGCGTTGTGGGGTAGTTTTACAATTAATAGTTCGGGAAAGGTAGTTGCATGCTGTTATGATATAAATGGTGAAATTGAGTTAGGTGATATTAATAAAAATTCAATTTATGATGTTTGGCATTCAGAAAATTATGTAAAAATTCGTAAGAGTCATATAAAAGACAATCTGACTGATTACCCTATGTGTATTAAGTGTCAGAATTCTGTTAATATATCGCAATATTCAAAAACAGTAATAAAAATAGTAAAAGAATTTGTTGGTATTAAGATATAAATATATTCATTCATGGTTAATAGTTATGGTTAATAGTTATGGTTAATGTTAAGGAATTTAATAATCAAAGGTATCGTGATGAGTATGGTTTTTGTAATCAGCACAGCATTTTATTGCAGAAATATTTAAAAAAAGAATATAATGTTTTAGATATTGGATGTGGTTCTGGATTATTAGCTGCTTCAATTAAGAATAATGTTAATAACGTTGTTGGTGTGGATCTTAGTTTTAGTATGCTTAAGCATACATTAGAAAAAAATATACCATGTTGTCTTGCAAATATTGATGGAATACATTTATCATTTAAGGATAAATGTTTTGACTTAGTTTTTGCAGGAGAGATCATAGAGCATCTTTACGATACTAGTTTTTTTCTCAGAGAAATAAAACGTGTTTTAAAAGAATCTGGAATATTAATACTTACAACCCCTAATTTGGCATCATTAGGACGAAGATTGATGCTTTTGGTGGGTAAAAATCCATTGATTGAAAGTTCTTTGGATATTGATTCTGAAAATATTCCGGCTGGACACATTAGGTATTTTGTTAAGAGTGCTTTAGAGAAGTTACTAATAAAGTCTGGTTTTGAAATTATAAAAATCTCATCTGATGAAGTAATCCTTGATATGAATGGAAGAATTAAGTCAGTATTGTTAGCTAAATTATTTCCTGAAATAGGTAGATGTTTGATTGTTGTGTGTAGGACTTAGATTTGTTATTGGTAAATAATTATTTGGTATATTCTATACCTGTAAAGTATTCTTTCTTGAGATATTTAATGCATGAGAACACTGAAAATAAAATATTAAAAAACTATATTAACAATTTCATTTCAAAATATTTAGATTTGTTAATAATTGTTTTGTTAGGATGTATACCATTATTATGGTATACAAAGGATTGTTTAATAGCTGGCGGTGATTTTAGTAATTTATTAAACTCGATTAATTCTTCTTCACACTATCTCTTTCCCTGGACAAATACTGCATTAGGTGACTTTGGTATAGTCTCTTGTACTAGTCTCTCATATTATATATTCTTTTTCATTCTTGATGGTTTAGGATTAAATCCTGTTTTGGTTCAAAAAATATGGATGATTTTCTTTTTTATGCTTTCTGGTGTTTGTATGCGTTATTTTATCAGAACTATAGCGTCAGATATAAATAAGAAATATGTAGTTATGTCAATTATTAGCTCAGCTTTTTATATGATTAATTTTTATGTTATTAATGTGAGGCCCTCTTTGCTATGTGTTAATGGAATATATGCATGTACTCCTTTAATTATGGCTTTTATATATAAGATGCTAGTTGTACGGAAAAAACAATTTAGATATGCTATTTTAACGTCATTATCTACCTTGTTATTGATTTCTGGTGCTGTAAATCCACCTGTTATGGCTGTTTTTCTATTTATTCAGATTTTATTTATTTTTTATTTGTTGTTTTTTTCGAACAATCCCATTGAATTTATAAAAAGCATAAAATATATCTTATTATGTATATTTATCTCTATTCTTATAAATTTATGGTGGTTAATTCCTTTTTATAAATTGCTTTTTTGTTATAAAGCATATGCAGTATATATGCCGGTGTATTGGAATCCAGGTTCTTTCATTAAAGATACTTTTGTATTAGCTGGTTCTTGGGCTTGGGGAGATGGTTATTATCCGATAAGTTATCCAGTTTATCAAAATATATTTGTAAAATATACTATGTATTTAATACCTTGCATTGTTTTTTCAGTATTATTAATTAAAAATAATAAGTTTAAAAAAATATCTTATTTCTTTTTAATAGTATCTTTTATAGGCATATTATTGTCAAAAGGTAGGGGTGGGGTATCTGGGAATATTTTTGTTTATCTTTTTGATAATTTTCCTCTATTTTGGATGTTTAGA
It includes:
- a CDS encoding DapH/DapD/GlmU-related protein, encoding MIILIGFILICSVIYLSYKLILYNYNKYKVFILGYYCLSIDEEKKLMKCIKNDIISSLLFFNSSLFEKYIRGVFFKVIIKSGTHTLIGPKVRINYTNGVKIGNMVHIRGYSYISAWSASQYGIIIGDRSKIGEYVRLDSAGGKIILGENVAIGPNCYIYAYGIIDIGNNCLIADNTKIFASNHIYKNPDQLIGAQGVDHKGVKLEDDVWIGSSCVILDGVKIGKGAIVGAGSVVTKDVEPFTLVAGSPARFIKSRG
- a CDS encoding class I SAM-dependent methyltransferase, with product MVNVKEFNNQRYRDEYGFCNQHSILLQKYLKKEYNVLDIGCGSGLLAASIKNNVNNVVGVDLSFSMLKHTLEKNIPCCLANIDGIHLSFKDKCFDLVFAGEIIEHLYDTSFFLREIKRVLKESGILILTTPNLASLGRRLMLLVGKNPLIESSLDIDSENIPAGHIRYFVKSALEKLLIKSGFEIIKISSDEVILDMNGRIKSVLLAKLFPEIGRCLIVVCRT
- a CDS encoding glycosyltransferase family 4 protein — translated: MNNNENTVISFVASQLLFESAGTGGDIVFCKVAANAVDYSNEVNIIAPIYFKEKFASKKIKIRHLSLGKLDSLFYSCRYPILVPLVYFYRIFTTLKSLNNIKSKIIFTSGDFICNTGAVFLHKIFGRKRTIWVAYVFHIIPNLNFRKVGNLFGNIFSLVSQKLSLILIKNKADYVLYQNENVREVLLSCGISSQRLIYVPNGIELDEINRIKNNKHDKCISACYLGRLNATKGIIDLIRAWKIVVGEFHDAKLVIIGHGYGDYYKLIKSTIEELGFERNIEITGFIDRDIVYENLASAKMFVSASYEEGWGISIMEALAFDLPVIAYDLKVYREIFKECINTVNIGDYKELAEKIVDIMQHYDIYKEQVMAKKFDLCKYDWKIITKNLFKKVVVK
- a CDS encoding radical SAM protein, which encodes MGYVHFPKNFSVELTNLCNLRCSSCPRDIMTRDQLCIDFHLLEKIAGEIDNFGTNNVMLHQFGEPLLYPRIFDAIRLLKSKNNIRNVIFSTNCVLLNEKMGENIVKSGLDKIILAFDGTNKVEYEEIRVGAKYEAVLQNIENFISLARKSGVKKPEIVLSVIKTKKNENNINNFITHWNEKLSGIGYATYVEFTSFGGKVKESEYQTMQNNVLRKKLHRMPCAALWGSFTINSSGKVVACCYDINGEIELGDINKNSIYDVWHSENYVKIRKSHIKDNLTDYPMCIKCQNSVNISQYSKTVIKIVKEFVGIKI
- a CDS encoding radical SAM protein, producing the protein MNILFINIATDDTYPTGIGAISAFLKKYGHKTQLINLVAKDSAITKIQYNIIKEEISLSKPKIVGFTVFETGLNWVNQISDFIKKIDNTIKIIAGGYYPTLAPNDVIMCPSIDIICRGEGEQSLLELVNNLENGNDIKKINNLWVKENGEIFKNEIRPLIENIDGLPFWDREMFDYQSHIDHSGKGNRNVKVMASRGCPYKCTYCSNFYFKELYPNKEKYLRIRSVDNVISELINLKDNLKFDYFGFHDDNLTLFQSWLKEFSIKYRQNIKMPFYCAARVETCSDENLDYLKEAGCFMVLVGIESGDEKFRKEKMNRNMSNELIVNACKKIKERNMNVWTFNMLGMPGETKFSLIKTIFLNWKIGPDFAMTTIYYPFKGTEMGDYCYKLGIVNDVKKRLVGSYANNTILNHPHITGFEMKIAKYLTTLSAIRSRYFFKEVKERIKKLIRNR